The following are encoded together in the Bradyrhizobium algeriense genome:
- a CDS encoding tetratricopeptide repeat protein, which produces MPVALVVLLLDITLIYHASKTGRLQPWAFIILMIPLVGALAYIVVELVPEWFGSPGAQQARKRIAGKLDPEKLYRELSDRLANTDTVANRAALAAECLRLARFDEAVRHYDHILMLPLGGEPAYALGRAQAEFGRNRPAEALATLDDLQKRWPDFESAEGHLLYARALAEVGRIDEALEEYHALVAYFPGAEARVRYGMLLRMAGRNAEARVVFNELLLQMKRAPKYLREAQAEWLSIAEKQLLG; this is translated from the coding sequence ATGCCCGTTGCTCTCGTCGTCTTGCTGCTCGATATCACGCTGATCTATCACGCATCGAAGACGGGCCGCCTGCAGCCCTGGGCCTTCATCATCCTGATGATCCCGCTGGTCGGCGCGCTCGCCTACATCGTTGTCGAACTGGTGCCAGAATGGTTTGGAAGTCCCGGTGCCCAGCAGGCACGCAAGCGCATCGCCGGCAAACTCGACCCGGAAAAGCTCTATCGCGAGCTATCCGATCGGCTCGCCAACACAGACACTGTTGCCAATCGCGCCGCGCTGGCAGCGGAGTGCCTTAGGCTGGCGAGATTCGACGAAGCGGTGCGTCACTACGATCACATCCTGATGCTGCCGCTCGGTGGCGAGCCGGCCTATGCGCTGGGCAGGGCGCAGGCCGAATTCGGTCGTAACCGTCCGGCCGAGGCACTCGCCACGTTGGACGATCTGCAAAAGCGCTGGCCGGACTTTGAATCGGCGGAGGGGCATTTGCTCTATGCGCGTGCGTTGGCAGAGGTCGGGCGGATTGACGAGGCGCTCGAAGAGTACCACGCGCTCGTGGCCTACTTCCCCGGCGCGGAGGCGCGGGTCCGTTACGGCATGCTGCTGCGCATGGCGGGTCGCAACGCTGAAGCCAGAGTCGTATTCAACGAACTGCTGCTGCAGATGAAACGCGCGCCCAAATATCTGCGCGAGGCGCAGGCCGAATGGCTTTCGATTGCTGAAAAGCAATTGTTGGGCTGA
- a CDS encoding ABC transporter substrate-binding protein, with amino-acid sequence MPIRKASRTVNASCTVALLTALLSSHSAMAESTLRIAMTASDIPTATGLPNNGFEGMRFLGYPIFEGLVLWDLTKTDRLATLRPGLAEKWEQDPSDNKTWIFHLRQGVKFHDGTDFNADAVIWNLDRYFNSESPQFEPPSSAMSRARVPVMGSYKKIDDATVAITTTKPASYFPHMAVYLLFTSPTSFEKAGKEWAKVATLPAAGTGPFRITKVVPRQEADLARWDKYWDPGRMAKVDNVVLMPIPEANSRLAALRSGQVDWIEVPPPDGIASLKSAGFTITTGSYPHVWPWFYNIGAANSPFRDVRVRQALNYCIDREGLVSLLNGTAEPSVGWLKASDPDFGAPVNRYKFEPAKGKALLAEAGYTPAKPLSFKALISNSGSGQMLPLPMNEYLQQNLKEACGVNVEFDVIEWQVLLTAARATPDSPNLRGAMALNISSPSSDAGVMARYFLAANFSPNGFNFEQWKDDEFEDALKTISESTDSKAISTAYRKAHERLVDNPPWLYIVHDLNPRAMSPKVKGFVSPQSWFVDLTLVSVQ; translated from the coding sequence ATGCCCATTCGCAAGGCTTCCCGCACGGTTAATGCTTCCTGCACGGTTGCGCTGCTGACCGCGCTCCTGTCGTCCCATTCGGCGATGGCTGAATCCACGCTGCGCATCGCCATGACAGCGTCCGATATCCCCACTGCAACCGGGCTGCCGAACAACGGTTTCGAGGGAATGCGCTTCCTCGGCTATCCGATCTTCGAAGGATTGGTGCTTTGGGATTTGACCAAGACCGACCGGCTGGCGACCTTGCGTCCCGGGCTCGCGGAGAAATGGGAACAGGACCCCAGCGACAACAAGACCTGGATTTTTCATCTGCGCCAGGGCGTCAAATTCCACGACGGCACCGATTTCAATGCCGACGCCGTGATCTGGAATCTTGACCGTTATTTCAACAGCGAGAGCCCGCAATTTGAGCCGCCGAGTTCAGCGATGTCGCGGGCGCGTGTTCCCGTGATGGGCAGCTACAAGAAGATCGACGACGCAACCGTCGCCATCACCACCACGAAGCCGGCTTCCTATTTTCCCCATATGGCGGTCTATCTTCTGTTCACCTCGCCGACATCGTTCGAGAAGGCGGGAAAGGAATGGGCGAAGGTCGCGACCTTGCCGGCGGCTGGCACCGGGCCGTTTCGGATCACCAAAGTGGTGCCGCGGCAGGAAGCTGATCTGGCGCGCTGGGACAAATATTGGGACCCGGGCAGGATGGCAAAAGTCGACAATGTCGTGCTGATGCCGATCCCCGAGGCGAATTCGCGATTGGCCGCGTTGCGCTCCGGCCAGGTCGACTGGATTGAAGTGCCGCCGCCTGACGGCATCGCCTCCCTGAAATCCGCGGGCTTCACCATTACCACCGGCTCCTATCCGCATGTCTGGCCGTGGTTCTACAACATCGGCGCGGCCAACAGCCCGTTCAGGGATGTCAGAGTTCGCCAGGCGCTGAACTATTGCATCGATCGGGAAGGGCTGGTCTCGCTGCTCAACGGCACCGCGGAGCCGTCGGTCGGGTGGCTCAAGGCCAGCGATCCCGATTTCGGCGCGCCGGTCAATCGCTACAAGTTCGAGCCCGCCAAGGGCAAGGCTCTGCTCGCGGAAGCAGGCTACACGCCGGCGAAGCCGCTCTCGTTCAAGGCGCTGATCTCGAATTCCGGCTCGGGGCAGATGCTGCCGTTGCCGATGAACGAGTACTTGCAGCAGAATCTGAAAGAGGCCTGCGGCGTCAACGTGGAATTCGACGTGATCGAATGGCAGGTGCTGCTGACGGCGGCGCGCGCCACGCCTGACAGCCCGAATCTGCGCGGCGCGATGGCGCTCAATATCAGTTCGCCGTCGTCGGATGCCGGCGTCATGGCGCGCTATTTTCTGGCTGCCAATTTCTCGCCGAACGGTTTCAATTTCGAGCAGTGGAAAGACGACGAATTCGAAGACGCGCTGAAGACGATCTCGGAATCGACCGATTCGAAGGCGATCTCGACCGCCTACCGCAAGGCGCATGAGCGGCTCGTCGACAATCCGCCGTGGCTCTACATCGTCCACGATCTCAATCCCCGCGCGATGAGCCCGAAGGTCAAGGGGTTTGTTTCGCCGCAGTCGTGGTTCGTCGATCTGACGCTGGTGAGCGTGCAATAG
- a CDS encoding DMT family transporter — MLPDAPKARRGWRNYALLLALACCWSSTYPLTKIGLGSIPPITFISARSLIAAAFLLVVLRVRGIPMPTEAKAWKLFAQQQTINSTFPFLLITWAQQYVPASNTVVLASTTPIFAFLITWAITRHEPATLLKLAGAILGLVGTAVIIGLDALETLDTNIFAEIVILIATISFACATIFGLRLTDYDPMVVAAGSLLFGGLILLPASLVIDHPWTLRPTAEALVATVAMSIFSSAFGLMLFYMCLTRLGTLTTNAQGYLRIPIGVGLSVILLGEAVPANLALGLVLVTAGVAAMTIPKDAYRRWRRRGG; from the coding sequence TTGCTACCTGACGCGCCAAAGGCCCGTCGCGGCTGGCGCAACTATGCGTTGCTGCTCGCGCTGGCGTGCTGCTGGAGTTCGACCTATCCGCTGACCAAGATCGGCCTCGGCTCGATTCCACCGATCACCTTCATTTCCGCCCGCTCGCTGATCGCGGCCGCCTTCCTGCTCGTGGTCCTGCGCGTCCGCGGGATACCGATGCCGACGGAAGCGAAGGCCTGGAAGCTGTTCGCCCAGCAGCAGACCATCAATTCGACGTTTCCGTTCCTGCTGATCACCTGGGCGCAGCAATATGTGCCGGCGTCAAATACGGTGGTGCTGGCCTCGACGACGCCGATCTTCGCCTTTCTCATCACTTGGGCCATTACGCGGCACGAGCCGGCCACGCTGCTGAAGCTTGCCGGCGCCATTCTGGGACTTGTCGGAACGGCCGTGATCATCGGCCTCGACGCGCTCGAGACGCTTGATACCAATATATTTGCCGAGATCGTCATCCTGATCGCCACCATCTCGTTCGCCTGCGCCACGATCTTCGGTCTGCGGCTGACCGACTACGACCCGATGGTGGTGGCCGCGGGCTCGCTGCTGTTCGGCGGGCTAATATTGCTGCCAGCATCACTGGTAATCGATCATCCCTGGACCTTGCGGCCGACGGCTGAGGCGCTGGTTGCAACAGTCGCGATGAGCATATTCTCCAGCGCCTTCGGCCTGATGCTATTTTACATGTGCCTGACGCGGCTCGGCACGCTCACCACCAACGCACAAGGTTACCTGCGCATCCCGATCGGCGTCGGCCTGTCGGTGATCCTGCTCGGCGAAGCCGTGCCCGCCAATCTCGCGCTCGGCCTCGTCCTTGTAACAGCCGGTGTCGCCGCCATGACGATCCCGAAAGACGCCTACCGGCGGTGGCGGCGTCGCGGCGGCTGA
- a CDS encoding PaaI family thioesterase — protein sequence MNELPKNAFHQRPDLHVETEGEFAGWRTWTRDSFETHNGPFWHRMDENGRVQCAFRVEKKHLNGMRNVHGGCFMSFADYCLFAIASSVLEGPGVTVSFACEFLDAAREGELVECEGEITRAGGSLIFLRGVLKSGERSLFTFSGTIKRVKWKKPSGTSAVAT from the coding sequence GTGAACGAACTCCCCAAAAATGCATTTCACCAGCGCCCCGACCTGCATGTCGAAACCGAGGGCGAATTCGCGGGCTGGCGGACCTGGACCCGCGACAGTTTTGAGACCCATAACGGCCCGTTCTGGCACCGGATGGACGAAAACGGCCGCGTGCAATGCGCGTTCCGGGTCGAGAAGAAGCACCTCAACGGCATGCGCAACGTCCATGGCGGCTGCTTCATGTCGTTCGCCGATTACTGCCTGTTTGCGATCGCCTCTTCCGTGCTGGAGGGACCCGGTGTCACGGTGTCGTTCGCCTGCGAGTTTCTCGACGCCGCGCGCGAGGGCGAGCTGGTCGAATGCGAGGGCGAAATCACCCGCGCCGGCGGCTCGCTGATCTTCCTGCGCGGCGTATTGAAATCCGGCGAACGGTCGCTGTTTACCTTCTCAGGCACCATCAAGCGGGTGAAATGGAAGAAGCCCTCGGGCACCAGCGCCGTTGCTACCTGA
- the purL gene encoding phosphoribosylformylglycinamidine synthase subunit PurL: MNEPQITPELVASHGLKPDEYERILKLIGRVPSFTELGIFSAMWNEHCSYKSSRIHLRGLPTKAPWVIQGPGENAGVIDIGDGQAVVFKMESHNHPSYIEPYQGATTGVGGILRDVFTMGARPIACLNALSFGAPEHPKTRHLVSGVVAGVGGYGNSFGVPTVGGQVRFHTRYDGNILVNAMAVGLADTDKIFYAAASGVNMPIVYLGSKTGRDGIHGASMASAEFDDDSAEKRPTVQVGDPFAEKLLLEACLEIMEKGCVIAIQDMGAAGLTCSAVEMGAKGDLGVELDLNAVPTRETGMSAYEMMLSESQERMLMVLKPEKEQEAEAIFKKWGLDFAVVGYTTPSKRFVVKHGGDVMADLPIKELGDEAPIYDRPHVPSAALPVVQAREVNPPLGISAALEKLIATPELCSKRWVWEQYDHVILGNTVQRPGGDAAVVRVQDGPKGLALTVDVTPRYCEADPFEGGKQAVAEAWRNITAVGGRPLAITDNLNFGNPERPEIMGQFVGCLKGISEACSALDFPVVSGNVSLYNETNGRGILPTPSIGGVGLLDDFTKSATLAFKASGEAILLIGDTQGWLGQSVYLRDICGREEGAPPPVDLAAEKRNGDVVRGMIHAGTATAVHDISDGGLLIALAEMAIASGTGAQLLAAPASIVPHAYWFGEDQARYIVTVSAADAGLVLAKMKGAGVPCARIGTTGGDAIAVAGEAPLAVNALKSAFEHWLPAYMGGKAS, translated from the coding sequence ATGAACGAGCCCCAGATCACCCCCGAACTCGTCGCCAGCCATGGCCTGAAACCCGACGAGTATGAGCGCATCCTCAAGCTGATCGGGCGGGTGCCGAGTTTCACTGAACTGGGGATTTTCTCGGCGATGTGGAACGAGCATTGCTCGTACAAGTCCTCGCGCATCCATCTGCGGGGGCTGCCGACCAAGGCGCCCTGGGTGATCCAGGGCCCGGGCGAGAACGCCGGCGTCATCGACATCGGCGACGGGCAGGCGGTGGTCTTCAAGATGGAGAGCCACAACCACCCGAGCTATATCGAGCCCTATCAGGGCGCGACCACGGGCGTCGGCGGCATTTTGCGTGACGTCTTCACGATGGGCGCGCGGCCGATTGCCTGCCTCAATGCGCTCTCGTTTGGCGCGCCGGAACACCCCAAGACGCGGCATCTGGTGTCGGGCGTGGTCGCCGGCGTCGGCGGCTATGGCAATTCGTTCGGCGTGCCGACGGTCGGTGGCCAGGTGCGCTTCCACACCCGCTATGACGGCAACATCCTGGTCAATGCAATGGCGGTTGGTCTGGCCGACACCGACAAGATTTTCTATGCGGCGGCGTCAGGCGTGAACATGCCGATCGTCTATCTCGGCTCCAAGACCGGGCGCGACGGCATTCACGGCGCCTCGATGGCATCGGCCGAGTTCGATGACGATTCGGCCGAGAAGCGGCCGACGGTGCAGGTCGGCGATCCCTTTGCGGAAAAGCTCTTGCTGGAAGCCTGCCTCGAAATCATGGAAAAAGGTTGCGTGATCGCGATCCAGGACATGGGCGCGGCCGGGCTGACCTGCTCGGCGGTCGAGATGGGCGCCAAGGGCGATCTAGGCGTCGAACTCGATCTCAACGCGGTGCCGACGCGCGAAACCGGCATGAGCGCCTATGAGATGATGCTCTCGGAAAGCCAGGAGCGCATGCTCATGGTGCTGAAGCCCGAGAAGGAGCAAGAGGCCGAGGCGATCTTCAAGAAGTGGGGGCTGGATTTCGCCGTGGTCGGCTACACTACGCCGAGCAAGCGCTTCGTGGTCAAGCATGGCGGCGACGTCATGGCCGATTTGCCGATCAAGGAATTGGGCGACGAGGCGCCGATCTATGACCGCCCGCATGTGCCGTCCGCGGCGCTGCCGGTGGTGCAGGCGCGCGAGGTAAACCCGCCGCTCGGCATTTCGGCCGCGCTGGAAAAGCTGATCGCAACGCCCGAGCTGTGCTCGAAGCGCTGGGTGTGGGAGCAATACGATCACGTCATTCTCGGCAATACCGTGCAGCGGCCGGGCGGCGATGCCGCTGTGGTGCGCGTACAGGATGGGCCGAAGGGCCTTGCACTCACCGTCGACGTGACGCCGCGCTATTGCGAGGCCGATCCGTTCGAAGGCGGCAAGCAGGCTGTCGCCGAAGCCTGGCGCAACATCACAGCGGTCGGCGGCCGTCCGCTGGCGATTACCGACAATCTGAATTTCGGCAATCCGGAACGCCCTGAAATCATGGGCCAGTTCGTCGGCTGCCTGAAGGGTATTTCGGAAGCCTGCAGCGCGCTCGACTTCCCGGTCGTGTCGGGCAACGTCTCGCTCTACAACGAGACCAACGGCCGCGGCATTCTGCCGACGCCCTCAATCGGCGGCGTCGGTTTGCTCGACGATTTCACGAAATCCGCCACGCTGGCGTTCAAGGCTTCCGGTGAAGCGATCCTGCTGATCGGCGACACCCAAGGCTGGCTCGGGCAGTCGGTGTACCTGCGCGATATCTGCGGCCGCGAAGAGGGCGCGCCGCCGCCGGTCGATCTCGCGGCCGAAAAGCGCAATGGCGACGTGGTGCGCGGCATGATCCACGCCGGCACCGCAACTGCGGTGCATGACATCTCCGACGGCGGCTTATTGATTGCGCTCGCCGAGATGGCGATTGCCAGCGGCACCGGCGCGCAGCTATTGGCCGCGCCGGCCTCGATCGTGCCGCACGCCTACTGGTTCGGCGAGGATCAGGCGCGCTACATCGTGACGGTATCAGCGGCGGATGCCGGCCTGGTGCTGGCCAAGATGAAAGGCGCGGGCGTGCCGTGTGCGCGGATCGGCACCACGGGCGGCGATGCGATTGCGGTTGCGGGTGAGGCGCCGCTGGCGGTGAACGCGCTCAAGTCAGCGTTCGAGCACTGGCTGCCGGCCTATATGGGCGGCAAGGCGTCGTAG
- a CDS encoding acyltransferase, which yields MTSISAVGHAELGAVPKARTRNLSLDRARTFLTLVVLLHHAVIPYTYFGHTDPKSFFGFDMIVLATDSFFMAMFFFLSGLFAWSGIARKGALNYLADRLLRLGLPFVICAFTVIPLAYYAISLRHHPEIGFSEYWWNMVTKGPWPSGPIWFLWVLFAFDVVACLLHRLSPNMLDPINRLSLHGRRRPAVFFAVMLAVTAAFYVPGLVHYGPSSWFEFGPFSVQHGRVMLYATYFFFGAGIGVAQMDRGLLAADGRMAKVSWDWMVLAIVPYCLLWVLIFIKREILGNPSPLPDWYEALYAICFTVFSVAIMFLILAFFQRFRQSGTAKLLDPMQADAYGMFLVHYPIALWLQYWLFDYDLPAIVKATIGFVLTVAGSWALTRALRQIPGATKVL from the coding sequence ATGACATCGATTTCCGCCGTGGGGCACGCCGAATTGGGTGCAGTGCCCAAGGCCAGGACGCGAAACCTTTCGCTTGATCGCGCCCGCACCTTCCTGACGCTGGTGGTGCTCCTCCACCATGCCGTCATCCCCTATACCTATTTCGGCCACACCGATCCGAAGTCGTTCTTCGGGTTCGACATGATCGTGCTCGCCACCGACAGTTTCTTCATGGCGATGTTCTTTTTCCTTTCGGGACTGTTCGCCTGGTCCGGCATCGCCCGGAAGGGAGCGCTGAACTACTTGGCGGACCGCCTGCTTCGGCTTGGCCTGCCGTTCGTGATCTGCGCGTTCACGGTCATTCCGCTCGCCTATTACGCGATCTCCCTGCGGCACCATCCCGAAATCGGCTTTTCGGAATATTGGTGGAACATGGTGACGAAGGGTCCGTGGCCGAGCGGGCCGATCTGGTTTCTCTGGGTTTTGTTCGCCTTCGACGTGGTTGCCTGCCTGCTGCACCGGCTGTCGCCCAACATGCTCGATCCGATCAACCGCCTCTCGCTGCACGGCCGTCGCCGACCCGCAGTGTTCTTTGCGGTCATGCTTGCTGTCACCGCCGCGTTCTACGTCCCCGGGCTGGTTCACTACGGACCAAGCAGCTGGTTCGAGTTCGGGCCGTTCTCGGTGCAGCACGGGCGCGTGATGCTCTACGCGACCTACTTCTTTTTCGGTGCCGGCATAGGCGTTGCGCAAATGGATCGCGGGCTGCTCGCTGCAGACGGCCGGATGGCCAAGGTCAGCTGGGACTGGATGGTGCTGGCGATCGTTCCGTATTGCCTCTTGTGGGTGCTGATCTTCATCAAGCGCGAAATACTGGGCAACCCGTCGCCGTTGCCGGACTGGTATGAAGCGCTCTATGCCATCTGCTTCACCGTCTTCAGCGTGGCCATCATGTTTCTGATCCTGGCCTTTTTCCAGAGGTTCAGGCAATCAGGCACAGCCAAGCTACTCGATCCGATGCAGGCCGACGCCTACGGCATGTTCCTGGTGCACTACCCGATCGCGCTGTGGCTGCAATACTGGCTGTTCGACTACGACCTGCCGGCGATCGTCAAGGCGACGATCGGATTCGTGCTGACGGTCGCAGGAAGCTGGGCGCTGACGCGAGCGTTGCGGCAGATCCCCGGCGCGACGAAGGTGCTGTAG
- a CDS encoding DUF427 domain-containing protein, which translates to MKLPGPDHPITITANPKRVRVSVGGVVIADTTHALTLKEASYPAVQYVPREDANMSLLARTERTTHCPYKGDANYFSINANGKSIENSIWTYETPFPAMAEISGHLAFYPDKVTIEEMA; encoded by the coding sequence ATGAAATTGCCCGGTCCCGACCATCCGATCACGATAACGGCAAACCCCAAGCGCGTCCGCGTCTCGGTGGGCGGCGTGGTCATCGCCGACACCACCCATGCGCTGACCCTGAAGGAAGCCAGCTATCCGGCGGTGCAATATGTGCCGCGCGAGGATGCCAATATGTCGCTGCTGGCCCGCACCGAGCGGACCACCCACTGCCCCTACAAGGGGGATGCGAACTATTTCAGCATCAACGCCAACGGCAAGAGCATCGAAAATTCGATCTGGACCTATGAGACGCCCTTCCCGGCCATGGCCGAGATATCAGGCCATCTGGCGTTCTATCCGGACAAGGTGACGATCGAGGAAATGGCGTAG
- a CDS encoding BolA family protein produces MPMDAHDIESMIKAAIPDAEVTIRDLAGDGDHYAATVISESFRGKSRVQQHQIVYQSLKGQMGGLLHALALQTGVPSGPGVPEA; encoded by the coding sequence ATGCCGATGGATGCCCACGATATCGAATCGATGATCAAGGCAGCTATCCCCGATGCCGAGGTGACGATCCGCGATCTCGCAGGCGACGGCGACCACTACGCCGCGACCGTGATTTCGGAATCCTTCCGCGGCAAGTCGCGCGTGCAGCAGCACCAGATCGTCTACCAGTCGCTCAAGGGGCAGATGGGCGGCTTGCTGCATGCGCTGGCGCTGCAGACCGGAGTACCTAGCGGACCTGGAGTGCCGGAGGCCTAG
- a CDS encoding low temperature requirement protein A: protein MTDNPHGAMFRAIVPHQHSRVTYAELFFDLVFVFAVTQISHTLLAHFTLLGALQVTVLFLAVWWVWVFTSWITNWLNPEKTPVRLLLFAMMLGGLVLSTSIPAAFEARGLWFAIAYAAMQVGKTIFLWVSTPPSRPRTRMNAIRIAAWLSMSAVFWIAGGMMEGQSRLALWAIALVIEYISPAVRFWIPRYGASSVADWMIEGGHMAERCALFIIIALGESIVVIGATFAELTWTTENVLAFVAAFVGSLAMWWIYFHIGAEAGSEQLSKSSEPGRLARLAYTYLHMPIVAGIIVTAVADELVLKHPGGHSDLKTVISAIGGPLLFLFGTILFKHSFRGFLQLSHGVGIIALCVLAWFASELSPLMLSILTTAIMMVVAVWESVSLQSGPRE, encoded by the coding sequence ATGACGGATAATCCGCACGGCGCGATGTTTCGCGCGATCGTGCCGCACCAGCACAGCCGCGTCACTTATGCGGAGCTGTTCTTCGACCTCGTTTTCGTTTTTGCGGTTACCCAGATCTCGCACACGCTGCTCGCCCATTTTACGCTGCTGGGTGCGCTGCAGGTCACGGTGCTGTTCCTCGCGGTCTGGTGGGTGTGGGTTTTCACCTCCTGGATCACCAACTGGCTCAATCCCGAAAAGACGCCGGTCCGGCTCCTGCTGTTTGCGATGATGCTGGGCGGCTTGGTGCTGTCGACCTCGATTCCGGCCGCGTTTGAAGCGCGGGGATTGTGGTTCGCCATCGCCTATGCGGCGATGCAGGTCGGCAAGACGATCTTTCTGTGGGTCTCGACGCCGCCGTCGCGCCCGCGGACACGCATGAACGCCATCCGGATCGCCGCCTGGCTTTCGATGTCGGCGGTCTTCTGGATCGCCGGCGGGATGATGGAGGGTCAGTCGCGGCTGGCGCTCTGGGCGATCGCGCTCGTCATCGAATATATTTCGCCGGCGGTGCGGTTCTGGATTCCCCGATATGGCGCGTCCTCCGTCGCGGACTGGATGATCGAAGGCGGCCACATGGCCGAGCGCTGCGCGCTCTTCATCATCATCGCGCTCGGAGAATCCATCGTCGTCATCGGCGCAACCTTTGCCGAACTCACCTGGACGACCGAAAACGTTCTGGCGTTCGTCGCAGCCTTCGTGGGTAGCCTCGCGATGTGGTGGATCTATTTCCACATCGGCGCCGAGGCCGGCTCCGAGCAGCTTTCAAAATCGAGCGAGCCGGGAAGGCTGGCGCGGCTGGCCTATACCTATCTGCACATGCCGATCGTTGCCGGCATCATCGTCACGGCGGTGGCGGACGAACTGGTGCTGAAGCACCCGGGCGGGCATTCCGATCTCAAGACGGTGATAAGCGCAATCGGCGGTCCGCTGCTGTTTCTGTTCGGGACCATCCTGTTCAAGCACAGCTTTCGCGGCTTCCTTCAGCTCTCGCACGGGGTCGGTATCATCGCACTCTGCGTGCTCGCCTGGTTCGCAAGCGAGCTGTCGCCGCTGATGCTGTCGATCCTGACCACCGCGATCATGATGGTGGTCGCGGTGTGGGAATCGGTCTCGCTGCAATCGGGTCCGAGAGAATAG